ctatacTATGCGCCTtgtaacacggtgcgccctgtgtatgaaaatatttctaaaataggctgttaattgaaggtgcgccctataatacggcgcgccttatggttgtgaaaatacggtactttgTTTTTCAGGCCTTTGTGATGATCATGACATGTGTTTAATGTGTTCAGCAGACCCGATCTGATCTGCACCACAATGTCATTGAATCCATATACAGACATGAAAATACAAACACCTTTTAAGATCTGCACTCTTTCATTCCTGCCTATGTGGTAATGAAAATGACTCTAACAATATCACCGGCTGGGAGAGATAAAAAGGTTCTTGACTTACATCCTCAGGAAAGATGTGTAGCCGCTGCATCATGGTGCGCCGGTGCAGATTCCTGGGCAGCATACCGTACACGGCCAGCTTCACAATCTGGTGAAAAGAAATGTGGTGATACTCGGGTTTTGTTTGGCAGATACAGCAACTTTTCAAATGGCAGAAGCCAGGCAGTTCATCTAAGCCTGTCTCTTTGGATGGTTTTCTCCCTCTGCACCAGAGAGATAGAGACAGAGGTCACAACTCAACTGGGCCTCTAAACATCTGAGTATGCATCATGTTTGGCCTGTGTGACAGGAGCTCTTTTACAAAATATGGCATATCAGCCACCACTGTCGATAACAATAGTATATACTGTCAGCATAAACGATAATAAAGTTGTCAGTATActtatttttaaccttttcttaAAGTCAAATGTCTGGCTCCACACCCATCAGGGCAGAATGTAGGTGACTACAAATTCGGAATTTAATTATCATTGTGTTGGTAACGGTGAAGAAATCATGAATATGCAACACAAGAGAATCTTTTAGAAATATCCTTGAACTGTCATCCCTCACGCTGAGCTCAGAATAAACTAAAAAAACACCACCAGTTCCAATCAACAACTCCTGATGCCTCCTCTCTGAAATGTACATATATGCACGAGGTGCACATCTGTAAGAAGGGCTAAAGGTCAACAGATACCAACATAGAACGGCAAGATTAATCACCAAGAAAACAGTGtggaaaaacataaaaattCAGTCAAAGGTTTATTGGAATATCTAAATTTATAAAATTCTTTCTCCGTTTGGAAAAAATATGTAATGGTCAGTGATTCTTACAGCAGTTGGGTCTTTGTGGTGCAGCTGGGCAGCAGTGACTTGTTTGAAACTACCTGGGTAACTAAAGGcgggaaagaaaacacacagaaatgggaTAAACAGCCATTCATTAGATTGTTCAGCAAACAGGGCAAAGCCACAAATTTCAATAAAAACATACCCTGAGTGAGAGGAATAGACTTTCTGTTCCCATTTATTTCCTGAGAAAGCAATGTGTTTGGTGTTTACTATCACCACATGGTCCCCACAGTCACCTGCAAAGGCATTCGAACATTGATtcttatatacacacacacacacacacacacacacacacacacacacacacacatacatacacacacacacataaagtaGAAGAGCTTCTCTTCCAGAATAACAGACAGGTCTCACGGACACAAAAATGCACAAATACTACTATTTTAACTCACTATAAAATCATCCAGAGCTAGCTTTACTCTCAGCATAATGATATAAATATCATTCACAACATGAGGTATGTTGTGTAACAGCTCAAACTCACTCAGCGCATGATAAATAGGTTTGTGTTTTCCCTGTAACCTAATAGAAGTCATGGCTGCAATCTTCCCAGGAGGCTGCATCCTTGCATCAATCAGAAACCAGGAACGGGCAAATGTTGCCCATTGCTAAATGGGAAAACAGAGATGTTAaaaaaattactttttaaaatcacttgTCACCCAAGGTCATCTTATTAGGCCTTTTCTTAAACCCACAAATTTTGGGGGTTTAAGAAATCTCATTCAGCATTGATACATGGGCCTAACACTTCAAGTGAGCTATTGCAATCATCTTTACATGAAGGACATTTTGGAATGTGACAGTGGTAAAAAGACAAATGATAACTTGgctaaatgtgtttaaaatttACTGTACACTACAAATTTACACTAATACACAGCAAATTCTTGTAAAACCCTTCATTCATGGTCGCCTGAATTACAACGCAGCATTACCACAAGCGCTAATCCACAGCAAGACAATAGAGATCTATGCGCTCTGAACATAACTACGTTAAACCCTGTGTGTAAACTACAAGAAGGACTTGTGACAATACACATGTATACCGTAGGTTACAATTATATCCAGTATTTGCAGACAGTCGCTAATTAATTGGCTAACCACGTTTCCACATGTTTATCTTTACGTCGAAAAACATGGACATAAGTAAAAGAAGTTGAAAATTATTACTGTAAGACAATATGCTTACCTGGGCAGATCTTGAAAAACTAGACATTTTCACACTGCTGCTAATACTCTCTTAACAATTTGACCCTTAACGTGAGTGGCGGTTCTTCTGATTATTTTTCTCGGGTAAAACATTCAGTGAAACATCAGTGTTCCGACATCATTAAAACTATCCTCTATCGCACAAACTCACACAAAGTATACAGTTATGATGGAGGTTCAAAATAGCACTGCAATCCATAATTTATACTCATCATTATTAGTGATAAATGGGTGTACTGGAATTTATCTGACAAAAATCGTTTCTACTCGGGTGTATTTTTACGTGACGCAGCAAACCTGTCGCTGAaggaatttcttttttctccgaGATCGTCAAACTAAAGAATTGCCATTTTATTCACtgaatttctctttatttttgtgtcATTAACCACCAAATAACTATTAATATTTCGTGAAATATATATGATATTGTTGTGCCAGGAATATGTCTCCTTTAGGGGCcggtaaaataaaaaacagcgTCCAAAATACCCCAAGTTTCCACGAAGAAGACATTATACGTCACTTCCTTCCAACCTCAGAAGAGCGCGGGGAATTTTGACAGGCAGGAATTTGCTTCAAGTTCGTTCATGTTATTTGTTTTATAGAACATTTGTATTGCAGTCTACTTTGACGTATCGTAAAGCTTTACCTGACACAAAATGAGAACATTAGAGGAGGTACAGGCCACACTGGAAATTGCCAAACTGAAAGAAGAGGATCTCCAAAAAACAATCCACTGTCTGTCTTTCGGAGAAAGTGTTTCTTCTGCAGATTATTGTTTGATGGAGCTGGACGACACTTTGTGCAAACACATTGAAGCTGGACAAAGGTATGATATTAGTTGTTGATATTATTTAGAGTGtgactaaaaaaacaaacaaacataagaCCAATTGGCTTCTATTTTGTCATaattttttccatttcagtaCTGATTCGTTGGTCACGATATATCCCCTATAAGTTAATTTAGACACATGTTTTATATCACATGTAATGTATTGCAAACTGTAGAGTAATATCAAACAAGAACTCATCTTATTTCTTGTGTTTGtgactttatataataaattCTGTATCTACAATATATCCCCATTTTTGTGTGATGTTGTGAAGCCTAATAGAAAGTCAACAGGTCTATTGACACAGGGGTGTTTAAATTTATGTCTTTACGCCCAGTCTAGTAATTCGGGGAGATAAGGATGAACGTGCAGTTCTATGCAGCGTGGACACGACCTACGATTTAAAGATAGCTGACACGTCcaatctgctgctgtttgtgccaGAATGCAGAAAACCAAATCATGTCACAAACAGCGAGGGCGTCTCTCACGTGGCACACACAGAGGTTTGGAAATGACAAAGACACAAAAGCATGCCATGTATGTCACAGAAGCACTTTATTATTAACACTATCTTACTTCTATTTTAGATCTGGGGATTTTGTAACAGCTACTGGGAGCTCAGGAAACAGCGTCCTAAactgaagaaactgaagaaGCTTTTAATGGAAAATCCTTACGAGGGTCCAGCTataggagggcaggaagagaaCACTGAGAACAGGGTATAAATATTAGTCAGCTTTGTGGTAATAATTTCAGCAAGTGATCTGTACCAAAATGGTTTATGCAGAGTCACAGTTACTTGTGTTAGTAAATAGCTCCATTTAATCTGTGTTCTTTATTAGTACACCATGTTGGACCTCCTGGAGAGGATTCAGGCCAGTGAACAAGAGATAAACACCCATTTGGAGACCATCCATGCTTGCCAGATTGATGGTAACGTAATGTTTGTGGAAATGACCACTTGGATAACCATTCTAAGATTAGTGAGCATGTCTTTTCTGCCTTAAAGGCTACTGGAGGATACTGGATTTTGACTATGAGATGAAGGTGCTCGGTCATCTGACTCAGCTCGTGGATTCTGAGTCGTGGTCTTTTGATCAGGTACCCCTCCAAACCTGTCTTGAAGAGTTGGCTCCACTGGAACCCAAGTAAGGCTATTTAGGGagctaattaaaaaacaaaattgtaAGCTGAAATTAATTTTGAACCTTCCTTCAATACAGAGAGATGATTGAGCACTGTTTGAACTGCTATGGCCAACGCTATAGTGAAAACGGTAGTTACGCTAGTTGACACTAGTAGATTCCCAAACAGACATGATGACACCATTTGAGAACACCACTGTATTGCTTTTCTCTACACAGACCAGGTCTTTTATGCACTTAATGAGGATAAGGTCTGTCGGGGTCTGGCACTGATGTTACTTCAGAACGCTGTTAAATTCAACCTGAGGGAGTTTCAGGAAGTCTGGCAGCAGAGTGTCCCTGAGGGAATGAGCACGAGACTGGATCAACTAAAGGTTAGTACGCTTAAAAAAACATGCTTGTGGTCTCGCCTATCTTCAGATATTATGAAAGTGTTGCACCTTTTGTCTGCTTGCTAAACCTCCGGCACGGCAAATGTTGCAGAGTGTTGCCCTGGTGGACCAAGCCTCCCACCCTGAGACCATCTGCCTACTGCGGGTGGAGGATCTTCCAGAGGACACACTGGAGCGCTTCCACCACCTCTTCACGCTCAGGGAGAAATGGACGGAAGATGACATCACACCTTACATACAGTAGGTGTTGCACGTTTTGGAAAACATCAAAAGAATCCAGGCGTGAATCTAACTCATTGTCTCAAGTGTAGAACTGGATCACacattttttgttgtgttttttctttttagggaCCTGTGTGGAGAGAAACAGACCACCGGTGCACTTCTGACCAAATATGCTCGCTCTTCAATGCAGAATGGAATCAAGGTCTTTAACTCCAGACGACCTGTAG
The DNA window shown above is from Takifugu flavidus isolate HTHZ2018 chromosome 10, ASM371156v2, whole genome shotgun sequence and carries:
- the mrpl13 gene encoding 39S ribosomal protein L13, mitochondrial isoform X3, producing the protein MSSFSRSAQQWATFARSWFLIDARMQPPGKIAAMTSIRLQGKHKPIYHALRNKWEQKVYSSHSGYPGSFKQVTAAQLHHKDPTAIVKLAVYGMLPRNLHRRTMMQRLHIFPEDELPDDIRANLTEELPQPREIPRKLDEYSQEEMNAFPRLWTPPQDYKMK
- the mrpl13 gene encoding 39S ribosomal protein L13, mitochondrial isoform X2, whose translation is MSSFSRSAQQWATFARSWFLIDARMQPPGKIAAMTSIRLQGKHKPIYHALSDCGDHVVIVNTKHIAFSGNKWEQKVYSSHSGYPGSFKQVTAAQLHHKDPTAIVKLAVYGMLPRNLHRRTMMQRLHIFPEDELPDDIRANLTEELPQPREIPRKLDEYSQEEMNAFPRLWTPPQDYKMK
- the mrpl13 gene encoding 39S ribosomal protein L13, mitochondrial isoform X1, which produces MSSFSRSAQQWATFARSWFLIDARMQPPGKIAAMTSIRLQGKHKPIYHALSEFELLHNIPHVVNDIYIIMLRVKLALDDFINQCSNAFAGDCGDHVVIVNTKHIAFSGNKWEQKVYSSHSGYPGSFKQVTAAQLHHKDPTAIVKLAVYGMLPRNLHRRTMMQRLHIFPEDELPDDIRANLTEELPQPREIPRKLDEYSQEEMNAFPRLWTPPQDYKMK
- the dscc1 gene encoding sister chromatid cohesion protein DCC1, which gives rise to MRTLEEVQATLEIAKLKEEDLQKTIHCLSFGESVSSADYCLMELDDTLCKHIEAGQSLVIRGDKDERAVLCSVDTTYDLKIADTSNLLLFVPECRKPNHVTNSEGVSHVAHTEIWGFCNSYWELRKQRPKLKKLKKLLMENPYEGPAIGGQEENTENRYTMLDLLERIQASEQEINTHLETIHACQIDGYWRILDFDYEMKVLGHLTQLVDSESWSFDQVPLQTCLEELAPLEPKEMIEHCLNCYGQRYSENDQVFYALNEDKVCRGLALMLLQNAVKFNLREFQEVWQQSVPEGMSTRLDQLKSVALVDQASHPETICLLRVEDLPEDTLERFHHLFTLREKWTEDDITPYIQDLCGEKQTTGALLTKYARSSMQNGIKVFNSRRPVAT